One region of Nitrospiraceae bacterium genomic DNA includes:
- a CDS encoding methylenetetrahydrofolate reductase, with amino-acid sequence MSREPRRLKDVLDQGQFAVTVEYNPPKGTNIAGVLDNAKQLIGRVHGVNVTDNTAAIVRAGSLAVCRLLYELGHDPVMQLTCRDRNRIAMQSDLMGASMLGIRNILCLTGDYPTVGDHKDAKPVYDLDSVQVMQLVQGLNHGRDYAGHKLDGATNFTIGAAVTPEADPLGPMLAKFEVKVKAGAQFFQTQAIYHPEQFASFMKAVRRFKVKVLAGILVLRNAKMAEFMNANIPGVSVPQDMIEELRKAGDKLAEDVGVEIAVRTINAVRPHCDGVHIMAIKATHRLPDIITKAQIG; translated from the coding sequence AACATCGCGGGCGTTTTGGACAACGCCAAACAGCTAATCGGGCGGGTACATGGAGTTAACGTCACCGATAATACCGCGGCGATCGTCAGAGCCGGGTCGCTGGCTGTATGCCGCCTTCTCTACGAACTGGGGCATGATCCCGTCATGCAGCTCACCTGCCGTGATCGGAACCGGATCGCCATGCAGTCCGATCTCATGGGGGCGTCGATGCTGGGCATTCGGAATATTCTGTGCTTAACCGGCGACTATCCGACGGTGGGTGACCATAAGGATGCCAAGCCGGTGTATGATCTCGATTCAGTACAAGTGATGCAGCTAGTACAGGGACTCAATCATGGGCGCGACTATGCCGGACATAAGTTGGATGGAGCAACGAATTTTACGATCGGGGCCGCCGTGACCCCTGAAGCGGATCCGCTCGGCCCCATGCTGGCAAAGTTTGAAGTGAAGGTGAAAGCGGGAGCCCAGTTTTTTCAGACGCAGGCGATTTACCATCCCGAGCAGTTTGCGAGTTTCATGAAGGCGGTTCGTCGGTTTAAAGTCAAAGTGTTGGCCGGGATTCTGGTGTTGCGTAACGCCAAGATGGCCGAATTCATGAATGCCAATATCCCCGGTGTATCCGTGCCGCAGGACATGATCGAGGAACTTCGGAAGGCCGGCGATAAACTGGCCGAGGATGTCGGAGTGGAGATCGCGGTGCGTACCATCAACGCAGTGCGGCCACATTGCGATGGCGTCCATATCATGGCGATTAAGGCAACCCACCGCTTACCGGACATTATCACCAAGGCCCAAATCGGCTGA
- the panB gene encoding 3-methyl-2-oxobutanoate hydroxymethyltransferase: MTIPEFQKAKREGRKLIVVTAYDALFTRIVEQAGIEAILVGDSLGVVVQGKANTLSVTMEEMLYHAKLVAETAERALVIADMPFMSYQVSREEALRNAGRFIQAGAQAVKLEGGAHVADRIAAMTQIGIPVMGHLGMTPQSVHQLGGYKVQGKGKDQAKTLMDDAKALAAAGAFAVVLEAIPAEVAKTITDQLTIPTIGIGAGPHCDGQVLVLYDLLGLFDGFVPKFVKPYAHLKADALQALRRYKEEVEQGKFPSDSESYH; this comes from the coding sequence ATGACCATCCCTGAATTCCAAAAAGCCAAGCGCGAAGGCAGGAAGCTCATCGTCGTGACAGCGTACGATGCCCTCTTCACTCGAATTGTAGAACAGGCCGGTATCGAGGCTATCCTGGTCGGGGACTCACTGGGAGTGGTCGTGCAGGGGAAGGCCAACACTTTATCGGTGACGATGGAGGAGATGCTGTACCATGCGAAGCTGGTGGCTGAAACTGCGGAGCGCGCGCTGGTCATCGCCGACATGCCGTTCATGTCCTATCAAGTGAGCAGAGAAGAGGCGCTTCGCAATGCTGGACGATTCATCCAAGCCGGGGCGCAGGCGGTGAAGCTTGAAGGGGGAGCCCACGTTGCAGATCGCATCGCGGCCATGACCCAGATCGGGATCCCAGTCATGGGCCACCTCGGGATGACCCCTCAATCGGTGCACCAACTGGGTGGATACAAAGTGCAGGGTAAGGGGAAAGACCAAGCCAAGACCTTAATGGATGACGCCAAAGCCCTCGCAGCAGCCGGGGCCTTTGCCGTGGTGTTAGAGGCAATCCCTGCCGAAGTAGCAAAGACGATTACCGATCAACTCACGATCCCGACCATCGGCATCGGCGCCGGTCCTCATTGCGACGGACAGGTCCTGGTGCTCTACGACCTTCTTGGGCTCTTCGACGGGTTTGTTCCGAAATTTGTCAAGCCCTATGCTCATCTCAAGGCCGATGCGCTCCAGGCGCTTCGTCGATATAAGGAAGAAGTTGAGCAGGGGAAGTTTCCCTCCGATTCCGAATCCTACCACTGA
- a CDS encoding symmetrical bis(5'-nucleosyl)-tetraphosphatase — MATYAIGDVQGCATQLRQLVDHINFDPTTDRLWFVGDLVNRGPASLAVLRFIKNLGSGARVVLGNHDLFLLAVAEGVVPLRRKDTIQDVLAAEDRPELLEWLRRQPFHHREGSYLMIHAGILPQWTIDETVRLAREVESVLSGPNYRALLETLFTGLTPRWDPSLDGDERSASIARVLTKLRTCSPTGDLSGFSGPPDQAPAGYLPWFRHPHRRQTDITVVCGHWAALGLHVEENLIVLDSGCVWGNRLSAIRLDNRQIYQVSCSDACGSD, encoded by the coding sequence ATGGCTACGTATGCGATCGGCGATGTTCAAGGTTGCGCGACGCAACTCCGTCAACTGGTCGATCACATCAACTTTGATCCTACGACGGACCGCTTGTGGTTCGTCGGCGATTTAGTCAATCGCGGACCAGCTTCCCTCGCGGTTCTTCGGTTCATCAAGAATCTTGGGTCCGGGGCACGTGTCGTGCTCGGCAACCACGACCTCTTCCTACTCGCAGTTGCTGAAGGGGTTGTCCCCCTTCGTCGGAAAGACACAATCCAGGACGTGCTCGCGGCGGAAGACCGGCCGGAGTTGTTGGAGTGGCTCCGACGCCAACCGTTCCATCACCGCGAGGGATCATACCTGATGATCCACGCAGGAATTCTCCCTCAATGGACAATCGATGAAACAGTACGCTTGGCGCGCGAAGTGGAATCGGTACTCTCCGGCCCGAACTACCGCGCCCTTTTGGAGACGCTCTTCACCGGGCTCACCCCTCGATGGGACCCTTCGTTGGACGGCGACGAACGATCTGCGAGTATTGCCCGCGTGTTGACGAAACTACGGACCTGCAGCCCCACAGGCGACTTATCAGGATTCTCCGGCCCGCCTGACCAGGCCCCAGCCGGCTATCTTCCCTGGTTTCGCCACCCCCATCGACGACAAACCGACATCACTGTCGTCTGCGGCCACTGGGCCGCCTTGGGGCTTCATGTGGAAGAGAACCTGATCGTGCTCGACAGCGGTTGCGTGTGGGGAAACCGATTATCGGCAATCCGGTTGGACAACCGCCAGATCTATCAGGTGTCATGCTCCGACGCCTGCGGAAGTGATTGA
- the queF gene encoding preQ(1) synthase, which yields MSHKTGKTKATRLGYNERHARSGLTDPLPGIETFPNQYKGYEITIEIPEYTAICPKTGLPDFGTITLHYMPDKDCLELKSLKMYIHAYRNLGIFYENSVNRILQDVVRACHPVWAKVTGTFAARGGLKSVIEARFP from the coding sequence GTGTCACACAAGACGGGAAAGACAAAGGCAACACGGTTAGGCTACAACGAACGGCACGCGAGGAGTGGTCTGACCGACCCGCTGCCCGGCATCGAAACATTTCCCAACCAGTACAAGGGCTATGAGATCACCATCGAAATCCCCGAGTACACCGCCATTTGTCCCAAAACCGGCCTCCCTGATTTCGGGACGATTACACTCCACTACATGCCGGACAAAGACTGCCTGGAACTCAAGTCACTCAAAATGTACATCCATGCTTATCGGAATCTAGGCATTTTTTACGAGAATTCCGTGAACCGCATCCTGCAGGATGTCGTCAGGGCCTGCCACCCAGTGTGGGCAAAAGTCACCGGCACGTTTGCGGCGCGGGGCGGACTCAAAAGCGTGATCGAAGCACGATTCCCGTGA
- a CDS encoding methylenetetrahydrofolate reductase C-terminal domain-containing protein, translating to MPNRVLIPGEEEGAQHAGGVHKRPPIPDGSLKAECPKFMSHGPCGGVRKGGLCEVYPEMPCPWVTLYNELERLGQVEWMKQL from the coding sequence ATGCCGAACCGTGTCCTCATTCCGGGAGAAGAAGAAGGGGCTCAGCACGCTGGTGGTGTCCATAAGCGCCCGCCGATTCCCGACGGTTCTCTCAAGGCTGAATGTCCCAAGTTCATGAGCCACGGCCCTTGCGGTGGCGTTCGGAAAGGTGGACTCTGCGAAGTGTACCCCGAGATGCCCTGCCCCTGGGTCACCCTCTACAATGAGCTCGAGCGTCTTGGCCAAGTTGAGTGGATGAAGCAGTTGTGA
- a CDS encoding thiamine pyrophosphate-dependent enzyme, translated as MSLDYVKFSNGFEKFMPKEYRDMVEHGPFGKKVSVSQMGSFKEVLEEHPMCAGCAMTLFIRLAMIAFPNPEDTITVGTAGCGRLAISQAAIPFVYGNYGDQNGVASGLSRGLRLRFGDKPKDVVVMAGDGGTADIGFQQVLHSWFRKERFTTIMLDNEVYGNTGGQESGMTNRGAVLKMAPLGKKFEKMDMVQMAKVAGCAYVATVVPNNPRRVESVIKKAVLIAREVGATYIQAYTSCNIEYAIPTDKVMEDAKTVENDRYAFSEYISDEAKQYLTERYGYREFLPKPAAPAAAIPGKA; from the coding sequence ATGAGTCTTGATTACGTCAAATTTTCGAACGGTTTTGAGAAGTTCATGCCGAAGGAATATCGGGACATGGTCGAACATGGCCCCTTCGGCAAGAAAGTGTCCGTATCGCAGATGGGGAGCTTCAAGGAAGTCCTCGAAGAGCATCCCATGTGCGCCGGCTGCGCGATGACCCTCTTCATTCGGCTCGCCATGATTGCGTTCCCCAATCCCGAAGACACCATCACGGTCGGCACCGCCGGATGTGGTCGTCTGGCAATCTCGCAGGCTGCGATTCCCTTCGTGTACGGCAACTATGGCGACCAGAACGGCGTCGCGAGCGGATTGTCCCGTGGTCTCCGTCTCCGGTTCGGCGACAAACCGAAAGATGTCGTGGTCATGGCCGGCGACGGCGGAACCGCTGATATCGGCTTCCAGCAAGTCCTCCACTCCTGGTTCCGGAAAGAGCGTTTCACGACGATCATGTTGGATAACGAAGTTTACGGGAATACGGGCGGACAGGAGAGCGGGATGACGAATCGTGGCGCTGTACTGAAGATGGCGCCGCTCGGAAAGAAATTCGAGAAGATGGACATGGTGCAAATGGCGAAAGTCGCCGGCTGTGCGTACGTGGCGACCGTCGTACCGAATAACCCCCGCCGTGTCGAGAGTGTCATCAAAAAAGCCGTGCTGATTGCCCGCGAAGTCGGCGCCACCTATATCCAAGCCTACACGTCGTGCAACATCGAATATGCGATCCCGACCGATAAGGTTATGGAAGATGCGAAGACCGTTGAGAACGATCGCTATGCCTTCTCCGAATATATCAGCGACGAAGCCAAGCAATACTTGACCGAGCGGTACGGCTACAGGGAATTTCTCCCGAAGCCCGCTGCTCCCGCCGCTGCAATTCCTGGCAAGGCCTAA
- a CDS encoding 2-oxoacid:acceptor oxidoreductase family protein: MAKRFNIRMAGVGGQGVVTGSHILSTAVINAGGESTIVPFYGSEKRMAPVESYVRVSDEAIYEIGEITFPHIIIIFHPQVITHGKSYTMPFYFGLKEDGIALINNDGPMKLHKDQQRELEERRAKLYYFPATKISLEVAGMDLATNMALMGAIGAITGLTNMAGLEQAVKDRFLGKGFVVSGGTAALDSVVERKFKKKQELIEKNVAVMRAGWNYAVDHGWASPDVKRVEEPVAAASA, from the coding sequence ATGGCAAAGCGATTCAATATTCGGATGGCAGGCGTCGGCGGACAGGGTGTCGTCACTGGCTCTCACATTCTGAGCACCGCCGTCATCAATGCGGGCGGCGAGAGCACGATCGTCCCGTTCTACGGGTCGGAAAAGCGGATGGCGCCGGTCGAAAGCTATGTGCGGGTGTCGGACGAAGCGATCTATGAAATCGGTGAAATCACGTTTCCTCACATCATTATTATCTTCCACCCTCAGGTCATCACGCACGGCAAGTCCTACACGATGCCGTTCTATTTCGGATTGAAAGAAGACGGGATCGCGTTGATCAACAACGATGGACCGATGAAACTGCACAAGGACCAGCAGCGTGAGCTGGAAGAGCGACGTGCGAAGCTCTACTATTTCCCGGCGACGAAGATCTCTTTGGAAGTCGCGGGCATGGATCTCGCCACGAACATGGCGTTGATGGGAGCTATCGGAGCCATTACCGGGCTGACGAACATGGCGGGGTTGGAGCAGGCCGTGAAGGACCGGTTCCTCGGGAAAGGATTCGTTGTGTCCGGCGGAACGGCTGCGCTCGACAGCGTTGTGGAGCGAAAGTTCAAGAAGAAACAGGAACTCATTGAAAAGAATGTGGCCGTGATGCGGGCTGGGTGGAACTACGCCGTCGACCACGGTTGGGCTTCCCCCGACGTCAAGCGCGTGGAAGAGCCGGTCGCGGCGGCCAGCGCGTAA
- a CDS encoding pyruvate ferredoxin oxidoreductase, with translation MYLVADINVEICAAKSCKLCTQYCPEANTILYSDEMGKDKGFKYGSAYVAVDRCKGCAQCVWVCDNMAKNNAIKMIMIDQLPKAALTDNITYGEKSTTAVLASPVVG, from the coding sequence ATGTATCTTGTAGCCGATATCAATGTTGAAATTTGCGCCGCCAAGAGCTGCAAACTCTGCACGCAGTATTGCCCGGAGGCCAACACGATCCTGTACAGCGATGAAATGGGGAAGGATAAGGGCTTCAAATACGGTTCAGCCTATGTGGCGGTGGACCGGTGTAAAGGCTGCGCACAATGCGTGTGGGTCTGCGACAACATGGCGAAGAACAACGCGATCAAGATGATCATGATCGACCAGTTGCCGAAGGCCGCCTTGACCGACAACATTACTTATGGTGAGAAAAGCACGACGGCGGTATTGGCGAGCCCGGTGGTCGGGTAA
- a CDS encoding carbon monoxide dehydrogenase beta subunit family protein, with protein sequence MGVATTQDTREKIIVPGPAGFHPPSAAQLGVALPDPGQGLYYGLLEPNEEKVIEEMARKMLTSPNATIFPGPLLLWAWNDHAVEKAKATLEIAAQIPDVMIIPMPDYRPKYPKIDPEEVINPNHPNLTIWGNKIEACIFIGVHCHYANLTLKMIRAGTNCCTMAICAEQGHEDAMLTIRDSDTAKIKRVAQIFKKVREQMGIKLPGSGENVRFTGTQSKVHGGKTHTNPMTFAPSPAGAGSAAAFGHSAEHMKREG encoded by the coding sequence ATGGGCGTGGCAACAACGCAAGATACCAGAGAGAAAATCATCGTTCCAGGACCGGCGGGCTTTCATCCTCCCTCGGCTGCCCAGTTAGGTGTCGCACTGCCCGATCCGGGGCAAGGACTCTATTATGGGTTGCTTGAGCCGAACGAGGAAAAGGTCATCGAAGAGATGGCCCGCAAGATGCTCACGAGCCCGAACGCCACAATCTTTCCTGGGCCGCTCCTCCTCTGGGCTTGGAATGATCATGCGGTGGAAAAGGCCAAGGCCACGCTGGAAATCGCGGCACAGATCCCTGACGTCATGATTATCCCGATGCCGGACTACCGGCCGAAGTATCCGAAGATCGATCCGGAAGAAGTCATCAACCCCAACCATCCGAATCTGACGATCTGGGGCAACAAGATCGAAGCCTGCATCTTCATCGGCGTTCACTGCCACTATGCGAACCTGACGCTCAAGATGATCCGCGCCGGAACGAATTGTTGCACGATGGCGATTTGCGCGGAGCAAGGCCATGAAGACGCCATGTTGACGATTCGCGACTCCGATACGGCCAAAATCAAGCGGGTGGCCCAGATCTTTAAGAAGGTTCGCGAGCAGATGGGCATCAAGTTGCCGGGCAGCGGCGAAAATGTCCGGTTTACCGGAACCCAGTCCAAAGTTCATGGCGGAAAAACCCACACCAATCCGATGACCTTCGCTCCGTCTCCTGCCGGTGCCGGCAGTGCAGCAGCATTTGGTCATTCCGCTGAACACATGAAGCGGGAAGGATAG
- a CDS encoding transketolase C-terminal domain-containing protein, whose protein sequence is MSEALEAEQKTNPQGDPIASEPEQKTNPQGDPITSVAAPKLDGKKDPHAEAKRQKVVTPEYLFHEAPRTKEFITGSEAAKEAIRRSNVDLAVAYPITPQSETMQLVGVLYGEGYVKEYYRGEEEVGVMAAIAGGSRAGVRCFTATAGPGTLRGMEGIASWPGHRLPAVAMFTCRVVNAPLAIQPDNIEVAYLLNCGMIVFHAENQQDMFDFIMAGFTISEKNDVTLPVGVCCDGFFVTHARGYVRMQDRGLKLPPREAWRGAVPVLDAENPPARLSRDAPVQKSNFMAYNIHAVWQQEVWAAVERSRKYINRYVGGLLTAENVDGADAIIIASGSAAAQSREAVRLCTEKGIKVGLIKVRSLRPFPTQELRKLCANAKLIVVPEFNYVGWLAKEVATAIYGYSKAKIIGGPRVYGGQSMPVELIVDEVESGLTGKKSTNVAMSSIMGGTVNPDEVAHFMRSI, encoded by the coding sequence ATGAGCGAAGCGTTGGAAGCTGAGCAAAAAACCAATCCGCAGGGCGATCCGATCGCCAGCGAGCCAGAGCAAAAGACCAACCCGCAAGGTGATCCGATCACCAGCGTTGCGGCTCCCAAGTTGGACGGGAAAAAGGATCCCCACGCCGAAGCCAAACGGCAGAAGGTGGTGACACCGGAATATCTGTTCCACGAAGCCCCGCGAACCAAGGAATTCATCACCGGCAGTGAAGCGGCCAAGGAAGCAATCCGCCGGTCGAACGTCGACCTGGCCGTCGCCTATCCGATTACCCCACAGAGCGAAACGATGCAGCTCGTCGGCGTGCTGTACGGCGAAGGGTATGTGAAAGAATATTATCGCGGTGAAGAGGAAGTGGGTGTGATGGCGGCGATTGCCGGTGGTTCCCGGGCGGGCGTCCGATGCTTCACGGCGACAGCCGGTCCCGGAACCTTGAGAGGAATGGAAGGGATTGCTTCATGGCCGGGCCACCGATTGCCAGCCGTGGCGATGTTTACGTGCCGGGTCGTGAACGCCCCCTTGGCCATTCAGCCCGACAACATCGAGGTTGCCTATCTCCTCAACTGCGGCATGATCGTCTTTCACGCCGAGAACCAGCAAGACATGTTCGATTTCATCATGGCCGGCTTTACGATCAGCGAGAAGAACGACGTGACATTGCCGGTCGGTGTCTGCTGCGACGGGTTCTTTGTGACCCATGCCCGTGGCTATGTCCGGATGCAGGATCGCGGTCTGAAGCTGCCTCCGCGAGAGGCCTGGCGTGGTGCAGTGCCGGTGCTCGATGCGGAAAATCCGCCTGCTCGTCTCTCACGAGACGCCCCGGTCCAAAAATCGAACTTCATGGCGTACAACATCCACGCGGTCTGGCAGCAGGAAGTGTGGGCTGCTGTTGAACGGTCCCGCAAGTACATCAATAGGTACGTGGGTGGCCTGCTCACAGCGGAGAATGTTGACGGGGCAGACGCCATCATCATCGCATCGGGCAGTGCTGCCGCGCAGTCGCGCGAGGCTGTTCGTCTCTGCACGGAGAAGGGCATTAAAGTCGGCTTGATCAAGGTCCGCTCCCTTCGTCCATTCCCGACCCAGGAATTACGAAAGCTCTGTGCGAATGCCAAGCTCATCGTCGTACCGGAGTTCAACTACGTCGGCTGGCTGGCCAAAGAGGTTGCCACAGCGATTTATGGCTATTCCAAGGCCAAAATCATCGGCGGTCCTCGGGTGTATGGTGGTCAGTCGATGCCAGTCGAATTGATCGTGGACGAGGTCGAGTCCGGTCTGACCGGCAAGAAGTCCACCAACGTGGCGATGTCGTCGATTATGGGTGGCACGGTCAATCCGGATGAAGTCGCGCATTTCATGCGTAGTATCTAA
- a CDS encoding small ribosomal subunit Rsm22 family protein, producing the protein MGPFNDRRPATLSSLVLRTLERLSQGDGARSDRIAQTVAELSRLFTKERAELSRSYLDDPKSAAAYCVYFLPVNLSKIQVLLDELTLESLAGEEESSMKVLDLGSGPGTGGLAVLDWLHHQHPELARRLSVMAVDSSSGAVRLAQNFWNAYCQEAGTVGATLYPYEGNLERAQKESWRHQAKERSPFDLIIMANCLNELFAAALDPIVLRTQLVADLLPLLKPHGTIMLMEPALRQTSRALHQVRDRLLQEQRCTIYSPCLHERNCPALVNPDDWCHEERPWDTPAHILEIDREVGFIKDALKFSYLLLRKDGRTIVQRQPDVYRVVSELREFKGEKRAWLCNELGRQDVGRLDRKASPENAAVDDWHRGAIVRISDIVRKTKGDRLGTVGRISDSASVEIIRPV; encoded by the coding sequence ATGGGGCCCTTCAACGACCGGCGGCCGGCCACACTCTCGTCCCTTGTGCTACGAACCCTCGAACGACTCAGCCAAGGAGATGGGGCGAGAAGCGACAGAATCGCGCAGACAGTCGCCGAACTGTCGCGGCTGTTCACGAAAGAACGGGCTGAGCTGAGTCGCTCATACCTCGACGATCCGAAGAGTGCCGCAGCCTATTGCGTCTATTTTCTCCCCGTCAATCTCTCAAAGATCCAAGTGCTTCTTGATGAACTCACGCTCGAGTCCCTGGCGGGAGAAGAAGAGTCGAGCATGAAAGTCCTCGATCTGGGGTCCGGCCCTGGGACGGGCGGATTGGCCGTTCTTGATTGGCTTCATCACCAGCATCCTGAGTTGGCCCGGCGTCTCTCGGTCATGGCCGTCGACTCATCCAGTGGAGCAGTGCGGCTTGCGCAGAATTTCTGGAATGCCTACTGTCAGGAAGCCGGGACCGTCGGTGCCACTCTCTATCCATACGAAGGGAACCTTGAGCGGGCGCAGAAAGAGTCCTGGCGCCACCAGGCGAAAGAACGAAGCCCGTTCGATCTCATCATCATGGCAAACTGTCTGAATGAACTCTTCGCCGCAGCGCTCGATCCAATTGTCTTGCGTACACAACTGGTAGCAGACCTCCTCCCGCTTCTCAAGCCCCACGGCACGATCATGCTCATGGAGCCGGCATTGCGGCAGACGTCGCGAGCCCTCCATCAGGTTCGTGACCGATTGCTCCAAGAGCAGCGCTGCACGATTTACAGCCCCTGTCTCCATGAGCGAAATTGCCCGGCGCTGGTGAATCCGGATGATTGGTGCCATGAAGAACGGCCATGGGACACACCGGCCCATATTCTCGAGATCGATCGAGAGGTGGGCTTCATCAAGGATGCCCTGAAGTTTTCGTATCTGTTGCTTCGTAAGGACGGGCGCACGATTGTGCAGAGGCAACCGGATGTCTATCGGGTGGTGAGTGAGTTGCGGGAATTCAAAGGGGAGAAGCGGGCCTGGCTGTGCAACGAGCTGGGGCGGCAGGACGTTGGACGACTCGACCGAAAGGCATCGCCCGAGAATGCGGCAGTGGATGACTGGCATCGAGGTGCAATCGTACGGATAAGCGACATAGTCAGAAAGACCAAGGGCGATCGTCTGGGAACAGTCGGGAGAATTTCAGATTCTGCGTCTGTTGAGATCATCCGTCCTGTCTAA
- a CDS encoding dual specificity protein phosphatase — translation MHQITDRLFVGNIYDAEQPTSQVSAVLLVAEEYDIDAPGGVIYERIAFKEYGEVSSLSLARAVDWVERHLSDNRVMVCCRAGMGRSVSVVMAYLCCVEGMIYADVLKLVMARRPGAMPLPKLEETIQDVLRFRKSAPRS, via the coding sequence ATGCATCAGATCACGGACAGGTTATTTGTGGGAAACATTTACGATGCCGAGCAGCCGACCTCGCAAGTGAGCGCGGTGCTGCTCGTCGCGGAGGAATACGATATCGATGCTCCGGGCGGGGTCATTTATGAACGGATTGCCTTCAAGGAATACGGTGAAGTCTCTTCTCTGTCATTGGCCCGTGCAGTTGATTGGGTCGAACGACACCTCTCGGACAATCGGGTGATGGTCTGTTGCCGTGCGGGGATGGGCCGATCGGTGTCCGTTGTAATGGCCTATCTTTGTTGTGTGGAAGGAATGATCTATGCCGATGTGCTGAAGTTGGTGATGGCACGCCGTCCCGGTGCGATGCCACTGCCGAAACTCGAAGAGACAATTCAAGATGTTCTCCGCTTCCGCAAGTCCGCGCCACGGTCTTAG
- the mutM gene encoding bifunctional DNA-formamidopyrimidine glycosylase/DNA-(apurinic or apyrimidinic site) lyase, with translation MPELPEAEVVADQLRKCLLGSQLTDCWVGRTDIIREGSRMFPWFIGTTLQGIERYGKSVAMGFSKDDELRYVVAELGMTGLLLFRSAQTKHPQHVHVRMSFAGGKEPELRYWNPRRFGRLSLVDQAGLGRYVTRRFGCDPLSVSREDFSRILQARRGRLKPMLMHQQVIAGIGNIYANEILFRAGLHPNREVSRLREATRLKLYDTMQTVLQTAIAYGGSSVRDFFAPDGTEGRYKHQHLVYGKENQPCPNHCGRMIRRLQSERSSFFCPACQSLRSSR, from the coding sequence ATGCCTGAACTGCCCGAAGCCGAAGTTGTGGCCGATCAGCTGCGCAAATGTCTCCTCGGGTCCCAACTCACCGACTGCTGGGTTGGACGGACAGACATCATCCGTGAGGGGAGTCGGATGTTTCCCTGGTTTATCGGTACAACCCTTCAAGGAATCGAGCGGTATGGCAAAAGTGTGGCGATGGGGTTTTCGAAGGACGATGAGCTCCGGTATGTTGTGGCTGAACTCGGCATGACCGGTCTTCTTCTTTTTCGATCTGCTCAGACGAAACATCCTCAACATGTGCATGTCAGGATGTCGTTTGCCGGGGGAAAGGAGCCGGAACTACGGTATTGGAATCCCCGCCGATTTGGGCGCCTCTCGTTGGTCGATCAGGCTGGCCTCGGCCGGTATGTGACCAGACGGTTTGGGTGCGACCCCCTGTCTGTCTCTCGAGAAGATTTTTCCCGGATCTTACAAGCTCGGCGCGGCCGGCTCAAACCCATGTTGATGCATCAACAGGTAATTGCGGGAATCGGGAATATTTATGCGAACGAGATTCTGTTCCGCGCGGGATTGCACCCGAATCGAGAAGTCAGTCGGCTCCGTGAGGCGACGAGGCTCAAGCTATATGACACGATGCAGACGGTGCTCCAAACGGCGATCGCCTATGGCGGCTCCAGCGTCAGGGATTTCTTCGCACCCGATGGGACGGAAGGCCGCTACAAGCACCAGCATCTGGTCTACGGAAAGGAAAACCAGCCCTGTCCCAATCACTGTGGACGGATGATCCGGCGCCTCCAAAGCGAGCGCAGTTCATTTTTCTGTCCCGCCTGCCAATCACTCCGATCCTCACGATAA